The following proteins come from a genomic window of Trifolium pratense cultivar HEN17-A07 linkage group LG4, ARS_RC_1.1, whole genome shotgun sequence:
- the LOC123924803 gene encoding gamma-interferon-responsive lysosomal thiol protein-like, whose protein sequence is MHIEMTSLSSFRFLSLILLLLMIINPSQSHFSELNSGNDVVHVSLYYESLCPFSKDFILEVLEKFTKLDVMSIVNLHLVPYGNAFTSQNGTVSCQHGPDECYYNIIEACALEAWPLKYSLPFIFCVENGLFTNGNPSVWGSCCNRLRLDPRPIQNCYSSKHGNELHIRNGKETNDLNPPLTHVPWLLVNGQYVDAENDDLVNHVCNAYKGPLKFKACQKKEK, encoded by the exons ATGCACATAGAAATGACCTCACTAAGTTCATTTCGGTTCCTTTCTTTAATTCTTCTACTTTTGATGATCATCAATCCATCTCAATCTCATTTTTCTGAGTTGAATAGTGGAAATGATGTTGTCCATGTTTCTTTGTATTATGAATCTTTGTGTCCATTTAGCAAAGATTTCATTTTGGAAGTACTTGAGAAATTCACTAAATTAGATGTTATGTCTATTGTCAACCTCCATTTGGTTCCTTATGGCAATGCTTTTACAAGTCAAAATGGAACAGTTTCTTGCCAG cATGGTCCTGATGAATGCTATTATAATATCATAGAAGCATGTGCTCTTGAAGCTTGGCCATTG AAATATAGTTTGCCATTCATCTTTTGTGTTGAGAATGGTTTATTTACAAATGGAAACCCTAGTGTTTGGGGATCATGTTGCAACCGTCTCAGATTGGACCCAAGACCCATCCaaaattgttattcaagtaaACATGGAAATGAG CTCCATATACGCAATGGTAAAGAAACAAATGATCTCAATCCACCTCTTACTCATGTACCTTGGCTCCTTGTGAATGGCCAGTATGTGGATGCTGAAAAT GATGATCTAGTGAATCATGTGTGCAATGCCTACAAGGGTCCTTTGAAATTCAAAGCTtgccaaaagaaagaaaagtga
- the LOC123924799 gene encoding gamma-interferon-responsive lysosomal thiol protein isoform X2, with the protein MNHTYYIGIITQLNSFFFSSNSISQKMKMPSFLDSLPPRSFFFCFLLLPLLLLLLLLVPSSSSSSSSTSSNNVNKVTMSIYYESLCPFCADFIVNHLVKLFQTNLISIVNLRLVPWGNAWIKPDGTFDCQHGNDECVLNTVEACTIKIYPDVAQHFKFIHCLERLTLENRHNEWFNCFHMTGLSTLPMDCYKSGNGKSDYQNFMTYICKAYKGSMKPDACRSLSTRTYYDTKINSFHPVCYVDEAKNLTLLTTNHQIKE; encoded by the exons ATGAATCACACATATTATATAGGTATAATAACCcaattaaactcattttttttctcttccaaTTCCATatctcaaaaaatgaaaatgccTTCTTTTCTTGATTCTTTACCTCCACGTTCATTCTTCTTTTGTTTCCTCCTTCTTCCACTATTgcttttgctcttgctcttagtaccttcttcatcttcatcttcctcttcAACTTCCTCTAATAATGTAAATAAAGTAACCATGTCAATCTACTATGAAAGTCTATGTCCTTTTTGTGCTGATTTCATAGTGAATCATCTTGTGAAGCTATTTCAAACAAATCTAATTTCCATTGTGAATCTTAGATTGGTCCCTTGGGGAAATGCTTGGATTAAACCTGATGGCACTTTTGATTGCCAG CATGGAAACGATGAATGCGTTCTAAACACCGTCGAGGCCTGCACCATTAAAATATATCCTGACGTG GCACAACATTTCAAATTTATACATTGCTTGGAGCGTCTCACTTTAGAGAATAGGCATAATGAATGGTTTAATTGCTTCCATATGACTGGCTTGTCCACATTGCCTATGGATTGCTACAAAAGTGGCAATGGAAAATCT GACTACCAAAATTTTATGACATATATTTGCAAGGCATACAAAGGAAGTATGAAACCAGATGCTTGTAGATCACTTTCAACAAGAACTTATTATGATACAAAAATCAACTCCTTTCATCCTGTTTGCTATGTAGATGAAGCAAAAAATCTGACCTTACTTACAACTAATCACCAAATTAAGGAGTAA
- the LOC123924801 gene encoding gamma-interferon-responsive lysosomal thiol protein-like — protein MVSPKLSNTIVIALFLLFFTYESKGESYSFSSSSHKTSFDHQKVNLSIYYESLDKGSAIFIVKNLDEIFNNDIINIVNLQLIPWANSHVNQANNSISCQHGPDECELNSLAACALNIWPNVNEHYGLIYCIEFLAIDGKNKMWKNCTKILGLPEKPFMNCFNRGNGTELGKKHINETAKLNPPHSFVPWVVVNNQPIRKDYAKFTYYVCKAYKGDAIPAACNVHLKEK, from the exons ATGGTTTCTCCAAAACTTTCAAACACTATAGTAATAGCattattccttttatttttcacCTATGAATCTAAGGGTGAATcttattctttttcttctagTTCACACAAAACATCATTTGATCATCAGAAAGttaatttatcaatatactaTGAAAGTCTAGACAAAGGAAGTGCAATTTTCATAGTTAAGAATCTTGATGAAATATTCAACAATGATATTATTAACATTGTTAATCTCCAACTAATCCCTTGGGCCAATTCTCATGTCAATCAAGCCAACAATTCCATATCATGTCAG CATGGACCAGATGAATGTGAGTTAAACTCTTTAGCAGCATGTGCCCTTAATATTTGGCCTAATGTG AATGAAcattatggtttaatttactgcATTGAGTTTCTGGCAATTGATGGAAAGAACAAGATGTGGAAGAACTGTACCAAAATACTTGGTTTGCCTGAGAAGCCTTTTATGAATTGCTTTAATAGAGGAAATGGAACAGag CTtggaaaaaaacatattaatgaAACAGCAAAACTAAACCCACCTCATTCATTTGTGCCATGGGTGGTGGTGAACAATCAACCTATTAGAAAA GACTATGCAAAATTTACATACTATGTTTGCAAGGCTTATAAAGGTGATGCTATTCCAGCAGCTTGCAATGTTCATTTGAAGGAGAAATAA
- the LOC123924799 gene encoding gamma-interferon-responsive lysosomal thiol protein isoform X1, with amino-acid sequence MNHTYYIGIITQLNSFFFSSNSISQKMKMPSFLDSLPPRSFFFCFLLLPLLLLLLLLVPSSSSSSSSTSSNNVNKVTMSIYYESLCPFCADFIVNHLVKLFQTNLISIVNLRLVPWGNAWIKPDGTFDCQHGNDECVLNTVEACTIKIYPDVAQHFKFIHCLERLTLENRHNEWFNCFHMTGLSTLPMDCYKSGNGKSIDQKYAKETAQLNPAHRFVPWVVVNNQALQEDYQNFMTYICKAYKGSMKPDACRSLSTRTYYDTKINSFHPVCYVDEAKNLTLLTTNHQIKE; translated from the exons ATGAATCACACATATTATATAGGTATAATAACCcaattaaactcattttttttctcttccaaTTCCATatctcaaaaaatgaaaatgccTTCTTTTCTTGATTCTTTACCTCCACGTTCATTCTTCTTTTGTTTCCTCCTTCTTCCACTATTgcttttgctcttgctcttagtaccttcttcatcttcatcttcctcttcAACTTCCTCTAATAATGTAAATAAAGTAACCATGTCAATCTACTATGAAAGTCTATGTCCTTTTTGTGCTGATTTCATAGTGAATCATCTTGTGAAGCTATTTCAAACAAATCTAATTTCCATTGTGAATCTTAGATTGGTCCCTTGGGGAAATGCTTGGATTAAACCTGATGGCACTTTTGATTGCCAG CATGGAAACGATGAATGCGTTCTAAACACCGTCGAGGCCTGCACCATTAAAATATATCCTGACGTG GCACAACATTTCAAATTTATACATTGCTTGGAGCGTCTCACTTTAGAGAATAGGCATAATGAATGGTTTAATTGCTTCCATATGACTGGCTTGTCCACATTGCCTATGGATTGCTACAAAAGTGGCAATGGAAAATCT ATTGACCAAAAGTATGCTAAGGAAACTGCTCAGCTTAATCCTGCTCATAGATTTGTTCCATGGGTGGTTGTCAACAACCAAGCACTCCAAGAG GACTACCAAAATTTTATGACATATATTTGCAAGGCATACAAAGGAAGTATGAAACCAGATGCTTGTAGATCACTTTCAACAAGAACTTATTATGATACAAAAATCAACTCCTTTCATCCTGTTTGCTATGTAGATGAAGCAAAAAATCTGACCTTACTTACAACTAATCACCAAATTAAGGAGTAA